Part of the Penicillium digitatum chromosome 4, complete sequence genome is shown below.
CTATTACTGAGCTACGATGGCAGATAATGTGCCAGTTGGTATGCTCTGTTCTCATCAAGATGATCTGGAACGAGTGAGCGCAAAACAGGATCAGAAAGTACATCCAGAGTCGGCACCATTGGACGTTGACGAAAATGAAAAACATAAGCGCGAGGTGGCCCCGGATGGTGGCTATGGCTGGGTCTGTGTTGCCTGTGTTTTCTGGATAAATGCGGCATAAATAGCGTGAGTCACACATCTCTTTGCCATTTCACCGGCATTATAATAACCGGTCTAATATCCAGAGCTACGGAGTCTTTCTGAACTATTACCTCTCACACAATGTATTCCCCAACACATCTGCCCTATCGTACGCCTTCATAGGTGGTTTAAGTATCTCCTGTGCCCTTTTAGTGGCCCTGTTAGCCACTCACCTGATCTATAAATGGGGTGTACGATTTGTACTCAACCTAGGTATCTTCTTCGAAACCCTTTCTCTGATAGGGTCCTCGTTCGCAACCCAGAAATGGCACATCTTCCTTAGTCAAGGTGTCTGTTTCGGGTGGGGGCATGGGCTTCCTCTTCGTGAGCAGTGTCGGCATCACCCCGCAATGGTTTGATAATCACCGTGGTGTAGCTATGGGCATCAACGCTGCCGGATCTGGTCTCGGTGGCCTGATGTACTCCCTCGCAGTGGGCACCATAATCCCGCGCTACGGGTTGAGCTGGGCATTCCGCATTTTAGGTCTCATTTCGTGCATCGGGAATCTGGTCTGCTGTAACCTGCTCCGGGACCGCCATAAGGCCGTCGGTAGTAGATTCACGGCGTTCCATCTGCCCCTCCTACGTCGCCCAGAGTTTTTGCTCTTCCTCAGATGGGGTGTGTTCAGTATGCTCGGCTATGTGGCACTGTTGTTCAGCGTTGCCAACTTTTCCCTCTCCGTTGGCCTCTCGTCGCACCAGGGCAGTATTGTCTCAGCGCTGCTTAACCTCGGTCATGGTCTCGGCCGTCCGTTTTTTGGCATGTTCAGTGATCGGCTGGGTCGCATGAATATTGCCACTTTCCTCACATTCATCTGTGGTCTATTCTGTCTTGCAATCTGGACTTCTGCTGATAGTGTGGGTGTGGTATGCTTCTTCGCCGTTCTGGTTGGCACTGTCGCGGGTACGTATTGGGCTACTGTTTCGCCTGTTCTGGCGGAAATTATTGGCATAAGGGACCTTCCTTCCGGCTTAAGCATTACCTGGCTTGTGCTTGTTGCTCCTTGCACGGTCTCCGAGGCTAATGCCCTTCAGCTCCGCAGCGATAATGTTGGTGGCGGGACTTCATATCTGCGTGTTCAGATATTTACTGGACTCATGTATTTTGGTGCTTCCCTGTGTTTGTGGGTTGTCCGTGGTTGGAAGGTTGGTGAGTTGGAGCGTGCTCAGGGACGCCGTGATTCCGTCCAGCCTGGTCCGTGGACAAAAACTCaaggtgatgatgagaaaAATGTCGGCCCTGCGGCTATTTCCCCGGCTTTGGAGGCTACTAGAACGGATGATCCATTATGGGCCCCGGTTGGCTTGGTTCGCAGAATGATCTCACTGAAGAAGGTTTGAACATAACTGCATAGCGCAGAGTACAGAGATGCTAGGCACAATAAACATACAAAAATAGACAACCGTCTGTCGTTTATTTAATTTGAACGCCTTTTTAAACACGAGATCTAATCTACTTGGATGTAGCTCTTGGTTCATGCATCCATAACTAGAATCCGGACCCTTCTCTTGCCGG
Proteins encoded:
- a CDS encoding MFS transporter (Mch2), putative, whose product is MGFLFVSSVGITPQWFDNHRGVAMGINAAGSGLGGLMYSLAVGTIIPRYGLSWAFRILGLISCIGNLVCCNLLRDRHKAVGSRFTAFHLPLLRRPEFLLFLRWGVFSMLGYVALLFSVANFSLSVGLSSHQGSIVSALLNLGHGLGRPFFGMFSDRLGRMNIATFLTFICGLFCLAIWTSADSVGVVCFFAVLVGTVAGTYWATVSPVLAEIIGIRDLPSGLSITWLVLVAPCTVSEANALQLRSDNVGGGTSYLRVQIFTGLMYFGASLCLWVVRGWKVGELERAQGRRDSVQPGPWTKTQGDDEKNVGPAAISPALEATRTDDPLWAPVGLVRRMISLKKV